In a genomic window of Wyeomyia smithii strain HCP4-BCI-WySm-NY-G18 chromosome 1, ASM2978416v1, whole genome shotgun sequence:
- the LOC129718267 gene encoding uncharacterized protein LOC129718267 isoform X1 yields MHYRRSSRKNSGKVPLHISPPPPPPPSQSSSEQNLKKMGIPDTQSDFNQWLHAMKMVARLPGGIPPDFRRKLWMALSDRYLQTKKINWEQESKTYLSEQSNEDDEELGIQIVKDLHRTGSSLCTGPSGAVNQAKLKRVLLGYSRFNPEVGYCQGFNMLGALILQVMDKNEIDSMKVMILLIEGLLPAGYFCGSLGGLQADMAVFRDLLGTKLPKLARHLQKLQGPECAFEPPLTNVFTMQWFLTLFCTCLPIPAVLRIWDLILIEGSDVLLRTALSIWGLLESRILQTKTADDFYCKMGALSSELVNGNLIDCNELIQRIVDIGPIADLDHLREKHLTSITQLNESSNLRIFYSDDECESDEESRLTVTATAWGLRSGRRSSLGFSTNMRNSGEGKEKINLDISLLKKQYVKLRERQRQAHIILTAAVARQSTSGTQSSSTQQIQQLLVGKNAILSNKGKRLGPPQGAVPPARVSKVGKQSKLSTSKPIETLHWKDMDEKQRRGSIKRKDVQKDNRKPTVKDDFDLAKQEPPKLIKSLSASSAISNLSESGVKRRSESSSYSEESDVDSSTSTSLCDDDLQLLSASSLEASPMKRRLTPDSIQEVPDEERLIVTSDDVSCYNSSEVVDAQNIGFTLSGIAEESFIEPHNNSTTVKLNSNKHEQDNDVSANIVKHKYPDLVLPSPSNDESLPITITSTNQLSPIPDICHYVSMSTISPLRTPSSIVDFSDYLNNIPNESIAANAVSKDVKSNVEFNVNEEGVTNQLFERMNVAERPNKLDLIVFKERKVSESLANTTESIVDQSDNTSKIDNYSFTDASSRTSISASFVRELPTGAAQHNDVPFLPSNTDMSTIISANSPTQKGHRFQIVSATTPSPKNSPENGDVNFTSRVRFLKEKSFSMDDPIKSDDIHQEDIAKRSASEGLVSADLNSYKCNKMFEIIKENSLILDRMIKKPNRNDISCLNESIDCSSNDRTDVNCNDNIRTDMDDLKCSNLNQNEDEIQTENDDNSNTSPNVTDSLKTNYACSITGIEQTRLLSNIMLQKKLELKSNTLGIENVAKLTSKKNGEAKMCNESIDSYVSSGQPISKTDLLIKRTEEQLARFKEPEPQVYYIRNENFQKNITPEEEKEFSLTKAVSKQAALECNFLSETLMEDIELQSSKNTLNKTNEPDSRPKASITVKQQNFHNLASFDKSGTSLAFTEVDTRSSSASKTDELIKKGEEQLAKFKNHDKKVLERLEKRLSLIDFKPEDMISMSQENSERKTYSKTEQVIKKSEEQISRIKIESPFITKIFPTRPFDEEVGSIDIMSVSCSSKTEEIIKKTDEQLARFKAAAESNAEKRKSRHEINELLQLRVESPDLLSRSSDLSIKFEDISIRDESEAIIIKNAQAELLKTIKIPDEVKSSKTDTIIKRIEDGKIKLGEDYITTIKTIDYLKQSNANLSATLSSIESSIKAIDGLCDHDSEVQSNRINDTIQNLEKSLKQFDSFYVETPIVLVHDCSNNNRCRPSSTNRPSRPRKRREYSPRRKKGKDRDEKSTFYNQTDNSTDHSPDNLSSDRESSKTYTFHSFYSTSPPITPRVVSPLTISAENIEYRRPLCFKSSSHDRYLLQKEVQFIKFDKSPSSPIINKSCLESLLPATPIVSDRTTRSAENSPPLTHNAIGGIQNSLLHHQTKQCGSEYSHINKSCENILMRFDRKSISAIAASYPVASTILPSPTMCTSLNLKHETTLNFDLSASPNKNLN; encoded by the exons ATTCCGGAAAAGTTCCTCTACACATCTCACCACCACCTCCACCTCCACCTTCACAGTCGTCATCGGAGCAAAATCTGAAGAAAATGGGTATTCCGGATACGCAATCTGATTTTAATCAATGGTTgcatgcaatgaaaatggtagCACGACTGCCCGGAGGAATACCTCCAGATTTTCGTCGGAAG TTATGGATGGCTCTCTCGGATCGTTATCTccaaacgaaaaaaatcaacTGGGAGCAGGAAAGCAAAACATATTTGAGTGAGCAGTCGAATGAAGATGACGAAGAGCTAGGAATTCAAATAGTGAAG GATCTACATCGAACAGGTTCTAGTCTATGTACCGGTCCTTCTGGCGCAGTGAACCAGGCCAAACTAAAGCGAGTTCTGCTAGGATACTCAAGATTCAATCCAGAAGTAGGTTATTGTCAGGGATTCAATATGCTTGGAGCCTTGATTCTTCAAGTTATGGATAAAAACGAAATAGATTCAATGAAAGTTATGATTTTGCTGATAGAAGGGTTGCTACCGGCTGGATATTTTTGTGGTTCACTAGGTGGGCTTCAAGCGGATATGGCGGTCTTTCGTGATCTCTTAGGAACAAAGTTACCTAAGCTAGCTCGCCATTTGCAAAAGCTACAAGGACCTGAATGTGCTTTTGAACCTCCTTTGACAAACGTGTTTACAATGCAATGGTTCCTCACATTATTCTGCACCTGTCTACCTATTCCTGCAGTGCTTCGAATTTGGGATTTGATTTTAATCGAGGGTAGTGACGTTTTATTACGTACTGCCTTATCCATCTGGGGACTACTAGAAAG TCGCATTTTACAAACCAAAACTGCTGACGATTTCTATTGTAAAATGGGTGCACTTTCGTCCGAACTTGTCAATGGCAATCTTATAGACTGTAATGAACTCATCCAAAGAATTGTCGATATAGGACCTATTGCAGATTTGGACCACCTACGTGAAAAACATTTGACAAGTATAACGCAATTAAATGAATCTTCCAATCTTAG GATATTTTACTCTGACGATGAGTGTGAATCCGATGAAGAATCACGATTAACAGTAACTGCAACTGCATGGGGTCTGCGTTCCGGAAGAAGGTCTTCTTTAGGGTTTTCGACAAATATGCGCAATTCTGgcgaaggaaaagaaaaaattaaTCTCGATATATCATTATTGAAGAAGCAGTACGTTAAACTACGAGAGCGCCAAAGACAGGCTCATATCATTTTGACTGCTGCAGTAGCTAGACAGTCCACTTCAGGAACACAGAGCAGTAGCACACAACAAATACAGCAGCTGCTAGTAGGTAAAAACGCTATACTAAGTAACAAAGGAAAGCGGTTGGGTCCACCACAAGGCGCTGTACCGCCTGCGCGTGTCTCAAAAGTGGGTAAGCAATCTAAATTGAGTACGTCAAAACCAATTGAAACCTTACATTGGAAAGATATGGACGAGAAGCAACGACGAGGCAGTATAAAGCGGAAAGATGTGCAAAAGGATAATAGAAAACCTACAGTAAAAGACGATTTCGATTTAGCGAAACA GGAACCTCCGAAGCTGATCAAATCGCTAAGTGCGTCATCTGCAATTAGTAACTTATCCGAAAGCGGAGTCAAACGGCGCAGCGAATCATCATCTTACAGCGAAGAATCAGATGTTGACTCAAGTACTAGTACCTCACTGTGCGATGACGATCTCCAATTACTGAGTGCTTCTTCACTTGAAGCTTCTCCAATGAAACGACGTTTGACACCGGACAGCATTCAAGAAGTGCCTGACGAAGAGCGATTGATTGTGACTTCTGATGATGTATCATGTTACAATAGTTCTGAGGTAGTTGATGCTCAAAATATTGGATTTACTCTATCAGGCATTGCAGAAGAAAGTTTTATTGAGCCACATAATAATTCGACGACTGTTAAACTTAACTCCAACAAGCATGAACAAGATAACGATGTTTCAGCGAACATTGTGAAACATAAATATCCAGATTTAGTATTACCTAGTCCTTCAAACGATGAATCGCTCCCAATTACGATTACAAGTACAAACCAATTATCCCCCATCCCTGATATATGTCATTATGTCAGTATGTCTACGATAAGTCCCTTGAGGACCCCATCATCGATTGTGGATTTTTCTGATTATCTTAATAATATACCAAATGAGAGCATTGCAGCAAATGCAGTGTCCAAGGATGTTAAAAGTAATGTGGAGTTCAACGTAAACGAAGAAGGAGTAACCAATCAGCTCTTCGAAAGAATGAATGTAGCTGAGCGTCCTAATAAATTAGATTTAATTGTATTCAAAGAAAGAAAAGTTAGCGAGTCTCTAGCTAACACGACTGAAAGCATAGTTGATCAAAGTGATAACACATCAAAGATAGATAATTACAGCTTCACAGATGCCTCTAGCAGGACATCAATATCTGCATCTTTTGTCCGTGAATTACCAACAGGAGCAGCACAACACAACGATGTACCATTTTTACCATCAAATACTGATATGTCAACTATTATTTCTGCAAATTCTCCAACTCAAAAAGGACATAGATTTCAAATAGTAAGTGCAACGACGCCATCACCGAAAAATAGTCCAGAAAATGGTGATGTAAATTTTACAAGTCGCGTaagatttttgaaagaaaaatcctTTTCAATGGATGATCCAATTAAAAGTGATGATATTCATCAAGAAGATATCGCTAAGAGATCTGCTTCAGAAGGTTTGGTGTCAGCGGATTTGAATTCGTATAAATGcaataaaatgtttgaaattataaaagAAAACTCACTGATTTTAGATCGCATGATCAAAAAACCCAACCGAAATGATATAAGCTGCTTGAACGAAAGTATTGATTGTAGTAGTAATGATAGGACGGATGTGAATTGTAATGATAATATTAGGACAGATATGGATGACTTGAAATGTTCAAATTTGAACCAAAACGAAGACGAAATACAAACAGAAAATGATGATAATTCCAACACATCTCCAAATGTAACAGAttctctaaaaacaaattatgcTTGTTCGATTACTGGCATTGAACAAACACGACTACTATCGAACATAATGCTTCAGAAAAAACTTGAGCTCAAATCAAATACGTTAGGAATTGAAAACGTGGCAAAACTGACTTCCAAAAAAAACGGAGAAGCGAAAATGTGCAACGAAAGTATCGATTCTTATGTTTCTTCCGGGCAGCCTATATCTAAAACGGATCTTTTGATTAAACGTACAGAAGAACAACTTGCTCGCTTCAAAGAACCGGAACCGCAGGTATATTATATACGGAATgagaatttccaaaaaaatattacaccggaagaagaaaaagaattttcattgaCTAAAGCTGTTTCTAAACAAGCAGCATTAGAATGCAATTTTTTGAGCGAGACATTGATGGAAGACATCGAGTTACAATCatcaaaaaacacattaaataaaacaaatgagCCAGATTCACGGCCCAAGGCTTCTATTACTGTGAAACAACAAAATTTTCATAATCTTGCATCATTCGACAAAAGTGGAACAAGTTTGGCATTTACTGAAGTAGACACTAGATCGTCTTCAGCATCTAAAACAGACGAGTTGATAAAAAAAGGTGAAGAACAATtggcaaaatttaaaaatcacgatAAAAAAGTCTTGGAGCGACTAGAGAAACGCCTCTCTTTAATTGATTTCAAACCAGAAGATATGATTTCAATGAGTCAAGAAAATTCTGAAAGAAAAACATACAGTAAAACTGAACAAGTGATTAAAAAATCCGAAGAGCAAATTTCACGTATTAAAATCGAAAGTCCGtttattacaaaaatatttcctaCGCGTCCATTTGATGAAGAAGTGGGTTCTATAGACATCATGTCGGTTTCGTGTTCATCTAAAACTGAAGAGATAATTAAAAAAACGGATGAACAACTTGCTAGATTCAAAGCCGCTGCAGAGAGTAACGCGGAAAAAAGGAAAAGCCGACATGAAATCAACGAGTTACTACAATTACGAGTAGAATCACCAGACTTGTTGAGCAGATCTTCTGATCTTTCTATTAAATTCGAAGACATTTCCATACGAGATGAAAGCGAAgccattattataaaaaatgccCAAGCTGAGTTATTGAAAACGATTAAAATACCTGACGAGGTTAAAAGTTCAAAAACCGACACTATAATTAAAAGAATCGAAGATGGAAAAATTAAGTTGGGAGAAGACTATATAACTACTATTAAAACAATTGACTATCTAAAACAATCGAATGCCAATTTATCTGCTACTTTATCTTCGATAGAGAGTTCAATTAAAGCGATCGATGGACTTTGTGATCACGATTCGGAAGTTCAGTCTAACAGGATAAACGATACTATTCAAAACCTAGAAAAATCTCTTAAACAATTCGATAGTTTCTATGTCGAAACTCCTATTGTTTTGGTTCACGATTGTTCCAATAACAACCGCTGCAGACCTTCATCAACTAACCGACCCAGCAGACCCCGTAAACGAAGAGAATATTCCCCACGGCGAAAAAAAGGCAAAGATCGCGACGAAAAAAGCACCTTTTACAACCAAACAGATAACAGTACTGACCATTCACCTGATAATCTATCATCGGATAGAGAATCCTCGAAGACTTATACTTTTCATTCGTTTTACAGTACTTCACCTCCGATCACACCCAGAGTCGTATCGCCGCTTACAATTTCTGCTGAGAATATTGAATACAGGCGACCGCTTTGTTTCAAAAGTTCATCTCACGACCGCTATCTCTTACAAAAGGAAGTACAGTTTATTAAGTTTGACAAATCACCATCATCTCCGATTATTAATAAATCTTGCCTCGAATCGCTTTTACCAGCTACTCCAATTGTATCAGACCGTACTACGCGGTCTGCTGAAAACTCTCCACCGTTAACGCATAATGCAATCGGTGGTATTCAGAATAGTTTACTACATCACCAAACCAAACAGTGCGGGAGTGAATACTCACACATCAATAAAAGCTGTGAAAATATCCTGATGCGATTCGACCGCAAAAGTATATCAGCCATAGCTGCTAGCTATCCGGTAGCCAGCACTATTTTGCCCTCTCCCACAATGTGTACGAGCCTTAATTTAAAACACGAAACTAcactaaattttgatttgtcAGCATCgccaaataaaaatttgaactaA
- the LOC129718267 gene encoding uncharacterized protein LOC129718267 isoform X6, whose product MGIPDTQSDFNQWLHAMKMVARLPGGIPPDFRRKLWMALSDRYLQTKKINWEQESKTYLSEQSNEDDEELGIQIVKDLHRTGSSLCTGPSGAVNQAKLKRVLLGYSRFNPEVGYCQGFNMLGALILQVMDKNEIDSMKVMILLIEGLLPAGYFCGSLGGLQADMAVFRDLLGTKLPKLARHLQKLQGPECAFEPPLTNVFTMQWFLTLFCTCLPIPAVLRIWDLILIEGSDVLLRTALSIWGLLESRILQTKTADDFYCKMGALSSELVNGNLIDCNELIQRIVDIGPIADLDHLREKHLTSITQLNESSNLRIFYSDDECESDEESRLTVTATAWGLRSGRRSSLGFSTNMRNSGEGKEKINLDISLLKKQYVKLRERQRQAHIILTAAVARQSTSGTQSSSTQQIQQLLVGKNAILSNKGKRLGPPQGAVPPARVSKVGKQSKLSTSKPIETLHWKDMDEKQRRGSIKRKDVQKDNRKPTVKDDFDLAKQEPPKLIKSLSASSAISNLSESGVKRRSESSSYSEESDVDSSTSTSLCDDDLQLLSASSLEASPMKRRLTPDSIQEVPDEERLIVTSDDVSCYNSSEVVDAQNIGFTLSGIAEESFIEPHNNSTTVKLNSNKHEQDNDVSANIVKHKYPDLVLPSPSNDESLPITITSTNQLSPIPDICHYVSMSTISPLRTPSSIVDFSDYLNNIPNESIAANAVSKDVKSNVEFNVNEEGVTNQLFERMNVAERPNKLDLIVFKERKVSESLANTTESIVDQSDNTSKIDNYSFTDASSRTSISASFVRELPTGAAQHNDVPFLPSNTDMSTIISANSPTQKGHRFQIVSATTPSPKNSPENGDVNFTSRVRFLKEKSFSMDDPIKSDDIHQEDIAKRSASEGLVSADLNSYKCNKMFEIIKENSLILDRMIKKPNRNDISCLNESIDCSSNDRTDVNCNDNIRTDMDDLKCSNLNQNEDEIQTENDDNSNTSPNVTDSLKTNYACSITGIEQTRLLSNIMLQKKLELKSNTLGIENVAKLTSKKNGEAKMCNESIDSYVSSGQPISKTDLLIKRTEEQLARFKEPEPQVYYIRNENFQKNITPEEEKEFSLTKAVSKQAALECNFLSETLMEDIELQSSKNTLNKTNEPDSRPKASITVKQQNFHNLASFDKSGTSLAFTEVDTRSSSASKTDELIKKGEEQLAKFKNHDKKVLERLEKRLSLIDFKPEDMISMSQENSERKTYSKTEQVIKKSEEQISRIKIESPFITKIFPTRPFDEEVGSIDIMSVSCSSKTEEIIKKTDEQLARFKAAAESNAEKRKSRHEINELLQLRVESPDLLSRSSDLSIKFEDISIRDESEAIIIKNAQAELLKTIKIPDEVKSSKTDTIIKRIEDGKIKLGEDYITTIKTIDYLKQSNANLSATLSSIESSIKAIDGLCDHDSEVQSNRINDTIQNLEKSLKQFDSFYVETPIVLVHDCSNNNRCRPSSTNRPSRPRKRREYSPRRKKGKDRDEKSTFYNQTDNSTDHSPDNLSSDRESSKTYTFHSFYSTSPPITPRVVSPLTISAENIEYRRPLCFKSSSHDRYLLQKEVQFIKFDKSPSSPIINKSCLESLLPATPIVSDRTTRSAENSPPLTHNAIGGIQNSLLHHQTKQCGSEYSHINKSCENILMRFDRKSISAIAASYPVASTILPSPTMCTSLNLKHETTLNFDLSASPNKNLN is encoded by the exons ATGGGTATTCCGGATACGCAATCTGATTTTAATCAATGGTTgcatgcaatgaaaatggtagCACGACTGCCCGGAGGAATACCTCCAGATTTTCGTCGGAAG TTATGGATGGCTCTCTCGGATCGTTATCTccaaacgaaaaaaatcaacTGGGAGCAGGAAAGCAAAACATATTTGAGTGAGCAGTCGAATGAAGATGACGAAGAGCTAGGAATTCAAATAGTGAAG GATCTACATCGAACAGGTTCTAGTCTATGTACCGGTCCTTCTGGCGCAGTGAACCAGGCCAAACTAAAGCGAGTTCTGCTAGGATACTCAAGATTCAATCCAGAAGTAGGTTATTGTCAGGGATTCAATATGCTTGGAGCCTTGATTCTTCAAGTTATGGATAAAAACGAAATAGATTCAATGAAAGTTATGATTTTGCTGATAGAAGGGTTGCTACCGGCTGGATATTTTTGTGGTTCACTAGGTGGGCTTCAAGCGGATATGGCGGTCTTTCGTGATCTCTTAGGAACAAAGTTACCTAAGCTAGCTCGCCATTTGCAAAAGCTACAAGGACCTGAATGTGCTTTTGAACCTCCTTTGACAAACGTGTTTACAATGCAATGGTTCCTCACATTATTCTGCACCTGTCTACCTATTCCTGCAGTGCTTCGAATTTGGGATTTGATTTTAATCGAGGGTAGTGACGTTTTATTACGTACTGCCTTATCCATCTGGGGACTACTAGAAAG TCGCATTTTACAAACCAAAACTGCTGACGATTTCTATTGTAAAATGGGTGCACTTTCGTCCGAACTTGTCAATGGCAATCTTATAGACTGTAATGAACTCATCCAAAGAATTGTCGATATAGGACCTATTGCAGATTTGGACCACCTACGTGAAAAACATTTGACAAGTATAACGCAATTAAATGAATCTTCCAATCTTAG GATATTTTACTCTGACGATGAGTGTGAATCCGATGAAGAATCACGATTAACAGTAACTGCAACTGCATGGGGTCTGCGTTCCGGAAGAAGGTCTTCTTTAGGGTTTTCGACAAATATGCGCAATTCTGgcgaaggaaaagaaaaaattaaTCTCGATATATCATTATTGAAGAAGCAGTACGTTAAACTACGAGAGCGCCAAAGACAGGCTCATATCATTTTGACTGCTGCAGTAGCTAGACAGTCCACTTCAGGAACACAGAGCAGTAGCACACAACAAATACAGCAGCTGCTAGTAGGTAAAAACGCTATACTAAGTAACAAAGGAAAGCGGTTGGGTCCACCACAAGGCGCTGTACCGCCTGCGCGTGTCTCAAAAGTGGGTAAGCAATCTAAATTGAGTACGTCAAAACCAATTGAAACCTTACATTGGAAAGATATGGACGAGAAGCAACGACGAGGCAGTATAAAGCGGAAAGATGTGCAAAAGGATAATAGAAAACCTACAGTAAAAGACGATTTCGATTTAGCGAAACA GGAACCTCCGAAGCTGATCAAATCGCTAAGTGCGTCATCTGCAATTAGTAACTTATCCGAAAGCGGAGTCAAACGGCGCAGCGAATCATCATCTTACAGCGAAGAATCAGATGTTGACTCAAGTACTAGTACCTCACTGTGCGATGACGATCTCCAATTACTGAGTGCTTCTTCACTTGAAGCTTCTCCAATGAAACGACGTTTGACACCGGACAGCATTCAAGAAGTGCCTGACGAAGAGCGATTGATTGTGACTTCTGATGATGTATCATGTTACAATAGTTCTGAGGTAGTTGATGCTCAAAATATTGGATTTACTCTATCAGGCATTGCAGAAGAAAGTTTTATTGAGCCACATAATAATTCGACGACTGTTAAACTTAACTCCAACAAGCATGAACAAGATAACGATGTTTCAGCGAACATTGTGAAACATAAATATCCAGATTTAGTATTACCTAGTCCTTCAAACGATGAATCGCTCCCAATTACGATTACAAGTACAAACCAATTATCCCCCATCCCTGATATATGTCATTATGTCAGTATGTCTACGATAAGTCCCTTGAGGACCCCATCATCGATTGTGGATTTTTCTGATTATCTTAATAATATACCAAATGAGAGCATTGCAGCAAATGCAGTGTCCAAGGATGTTAAAAGTAATGTGGAGTTCAACGTAAACGAAGAAGGAGTAACCAATCAGCTCTTCGAAAGAATGAATGTAGCTGAGCGTCCTAATAAATTAGATTTAATTGTATTCAAAGAAAGAAAAGTTAGCGAGTCTCTAGCTAACACGACTGAAAGCATAGTTGATCAAAGTGATAACACATCAAAGATAGATAATTACAGCTTCACAGATGCCTCTAGCAGGACATCAATATCTGCATCTTTTGTCCGTGAATTACCAACAGGAGCAGCACAACACAACGATGTACCATTTTTACCATCAAATACTGATATGTCAACTATTATTTCTGCAAATTCTCCAACTCAAAAAGGACATAGATTTCAAATAGTAAGTGCAACGACGCCATCACCGAAAAATAGTCCAGAAAATGGTGATGTAAATTTTACAAGTCGCGTaagatttttgaaagaaaaatcctTTTCAATGGATGATCCAATTAAAAGTGATGATATTCATCAAGAAGATATCGCTAAGAGATCTGCTTCAGAAGGTTTGGTGTCAGCGGATTTGAATTCGTATAAATGcaataaaatgtttgaaattataaaagAAAACTCACTGATTTTAGATCGCATGATCAAAAAACCCAACCGAAATGATATAAGCTGCTTGAACGAAAGTATTGATTGTAGTAGTAATGATAGGACGGATGTGAATTGTAATGATAATATTAGGACAGATATGGATGACTTGAAATGTTCAAATTTGAACCAAAACGAAGACGAAATACAAACAGAAAATGATGATAATTCCAACACATCTCCAAATGTAACAGAttctctaaaaacaaattatgcTTGTTCGATTACTGGCATTGAACAAACACGACTACTATCGAACATAATGCTTCAGAAAAAACTTGAGCTCAAATCAAATACGTTAGGAATTGAAAACGTGGCAAAACTGACTTCCAAAAAAAACGGAGAAGCGAAAATGTGCAACGAAAGTATCGATTCTTATGTTTCTTCCGGGCAGCCTATATCTAAAACGGATCTTTTGATTAAACGTACAGAAGAACAACTTGCTCGCTTCAAAGAACCGGAACCGCAGGTATATTATATACGGAATgagaatttccaaaaaaatattacaccggaagaagaaaaagaattttcattgaCTAAAGCTGTTTCTAAACAAGCAGCATTAGAATGCAATTTTTTGAGCGAGACATTGATGGAAGACATCGAGTTACAATCatcaaaaaacacattaaataaaacaaatgagCCAGATTCACGGCCCAAGGCTTCTATTACTGTGAAACAACAAAATTTTCATAATCTTGCATCATTCGACAAAAGTGGAACAAGTTTGGCATTTACTGAAGTAGACACTAGATCGTCTTCAGCATCTAAAACAGACGAGTTGATAAAAAAAGGTGAAGAACAATtggcaaaatttaaaaatcacgatAAAAAAGTCTTGGAGCGACTAGAGAAACGCCTCTCTTTAATTGATTTCAAACCAGAAGATATGATTTCAATGAGTCAAGAAAATTCTGAAAGAAAAACATACAGTAAAACTGAACAAGTGATTAAAAAATCCGAAGAGCAAATTTCACGTATTAAAATCGAAAGTCCGtttattacaaaaatatttcctaCGCGTCCATTTGATGAAGAAGTGGGTTCTATAGACATCATGTCGGTTTCGTGTTCATCTAAAACTGAAGAGATAATTAAAAAAACGGATGAACAACTTGCTAGATTCAAAGCCGCTGCAGAGAGTAACGCGGAAAAAAGGAAAAGCCGACATGAAATCAACGAGTTACTACAATTACGAGTAGAATCACCAGACTTGTTGAGCAGATCTTCTGATCTTTCTATTAAATTCGAAGACATTTCCATACGAGATGAAAGCGAAgccattattataaaaaatgccCAAGCTGAGTTATTGAAAACGATTAAAATACCTGACGAGGTTAAAAGTTCAAAAACCGACACTATAATTAAAAGAATCGAAGATGGAAAAATTAAGTTGGGAGAAGACTATATAACTACTATTAAAACAATTGACTATCTAAAACAATCGAATGCCAATTTATCTGCTACTTTATCTTCGATAGAGAGTTCAATTAAAGCGATCGATGGACTTTGTGATCACGATTCGGAAGTTCAGTCTAACAGGATAAACGATACTATTCAAAACCTAGAAAAATCTCTTAAACAATTCGATAGTTTCTATGTCGAAACTCCTATTGTTTTGGTTCACGATTGTTCCAATAACAACCGCTGCAGACCTTCATCAACTAACCGACCCAGCAGACCCCGTAAACGAAGAGAATATTCCCCACGGCGAAAAAAAGGCAAAGATCGCGACGAAAAAAGCACCTTTTACAACCAAACAGATAACAGTACTGACCATTCACCTGATAATCTATCATCGGATAGAGAATCCTCGAAGACTTATACTTTTCATTCGTTTTACAGTACTTCACCTCCGATCACACCCAGAGTCGTATCGCCGCTTACAATTTCTGCTGAGAATATTGAATACAGGCGACCGCTTTGTTTCAAAAGTTCATCTCACGACCGCTATCTCTTACAAAAGGAAGTACAGTTTATTAAGTTTGACAAATCACCATCATCTCCGATTATTAATAAATCTTGCCTCGAATCGCTTTTACCAGCTACTCCAATTGTATCAGACCGTACTACGCGGTCTGCTGAAAACTCTCCACCGTTAACGCATAATGCAATCGGTGGTATTCAGAATAGTTTACTACATCACCAAACCAAACAGTGCGGGAGTGAATACTCACACATCAATAAAAGCTGTGAAAATATCCTGATGCGATTCGACCGCAAAAGTATATCAGCCATAGCTGCTAGCTATCCGGTAGCCAGCACTATTTTGCCCTCTCCCACAATGTGTACGAGCCTTAATTTAAAACACGAAACTAcactaaattttgatttgtcAGCATCgccaaataaaaatttgaactaA